A part of bacterium genomic DNA contains:
- a CDS encoding ArgE/DapE family deacylase → MLARIDSLREILVEDLAAVVRIPTVVGHEGPGQAWIAERYRALRLETHAVPVDFEAVRRHRAYCGWRAGAAAYENRPNVVGVLEGDSGARSLILNGHMDVVSAEPESAWTYGPWTPAVVDGRMYGRGANDMKAGLVSNYVALRAILESGLRPRGTVQLHSTIEEEAGGGGGALALLLAGYTADGFIATEPCRHGIRIGNGGIMYFRVRVEGKTAHAGNAHLGVNAALKAAPILLALGRLDEARAKRHEGSPFAEGSRGRACHLSVGSVRSGDWPSTVAGWAEIEARVGYLPGETREGVRAEVETACRQAVEHDPWMRDHPPAIEWFGWDAEPWQEDPRQPFITTLQEAGTEVLGRPIETFSRTSGVDSRFPHYFGFPGVCWGHRGDNNHAVDEWTDLESVVQSTKVIALMIMKWCGVVPA, encoded by the coding sequence GTGCTGGCGCGCATCGATTCGCTTCGCGAGATCCTGGTCGAGGATCTCGCGGCGGTCGTCCGCATTCCGACTGTGGTCGGCCACGAAGGACCCGGCCAGGCGTGGATCGCCGAACGGTATCGTGCCCTCCGGCTCGAGACGCACGCCGTCCCGGTCGATTTCGAGGCTGTGCGGCGCCACCGCGCCTACTGCGGCTGGAGGGCGGGGGCGGCGGCGTACGAGAACCGGCCCAACGTCGTCGGCGTGCTGGAGGGCGATTCGGGCGCGCGCAGTCTCATCTTGAACGGCCACATGGACGTCGTCTCCGCCGAGCCGGAGTCCGCGTGGACCTACGGCCCCTGGACTCCGGCGGTCGTCGACGGCCGGATGTACGGCCGCGGCGCGAACGACATGAAGGCGGGCCTCGTCAGCAACTACGTCGCTCTGCGGGCGATCTTGGAATCAGGTCTGCGGCCGCGCGGCACGGTGCAGTTGCACTCCACGATCGAGGAAGAGGCGGGCGGCGGCGGCGGGGCGCTCGCCCTGCTCCTCGCCGGCTACACGGCGGACGGCTTCATCGCGACGGAACCCTGCCGGCACGGCATCCGGATCGGCAACGGCGGGATCATGTACTTCCGCGTGCGCGTGGAAGGCAAAACGGCGCACGCCGGCAACGCCCATCTCGGCGTCAACGCGGCGCTCAAGGCGGCACCGATCCTCCTCGCCCTCGGCCGGCTCGATGAAGCGCGCGCGAAGCGGCATGAGGGGTCACCGTTTGCCGAAGGCTCCCGCGGCCGCGCGTGCCACCTGAGCGTCGGGTCCGTCCGTTCCGGCGACTGGCCGTCCACCGTCGCCGGATGGGCGGAGATCGAAGCGCGCGTCGGCTACCTGCCGGGCGAGACGCGCGAGGGAGTGCGGGCCGAGGTTGAGACCGCGTGCCGGCAGGCCGTTGAGCACGATCCGTGGATGCGCGACCACCCGCCGGCGATCGAATGGTTCGGGTGGGACGCCGAGCCGTGGCAGGAAGACCCGCGCCAGCCGTTCATCACGACACTGCAGGAAGCCGGCACCGAGGTTCTCGGCCGCCCGATCGAGACCTTCAGCCGGACGTCAGGCGTCGACTCACGCTTCCCCCACTACTTCGGTTTCCCGGGCGTGTGTTGGGGCCACCGCGGCGACAACAACCACGCCGTCGACGAGTGGACCGACCTCGAGAGCGTCGTACAGTCGACGAAAGTGATCGCGCTGATGATCATGAAATGGTGCGGAGTCGTTCCGGCCTAG
- a CDS encoding DUF5996 family protein, whose translation MTNEAWPALPLAAWQGTYDTLHMWTQIVGKVRLELTPRVNHWWEVALYLTSRGLTTTPIPYTGGTFDATFDFFDHRLVFQTSGGRTETIALRPVPVADFYREVMAALRRLEIGVRISTKPQEYPNPIPFEKDTVHASYDPEYAHRCWRIMLGADEILKRFRGRFIGKASPVHVFWGGFDLAATRFSGRRNTTLPATADKVTREGYSHEVSSAGWWPGSGSLTAPAFYSYAAPEPEGFRDARIPAPAYYSAEFNNFLLPYDEVRSAPDPRTMVLDFLQSTYEAAANLGRWDRDALEYR comes from the coding sequence ATGACAAACGAGGCGTGGCCGGCGCTTCCGCTCGCCGCGTGGCAGGGCACGTACGACACGCTCCATATGTGGACCCAAATCGTCGGGAAGGTGCGCCTCGAGCTTACACCGCGCGTGAACCACTGGTGGGAGGTCGCCCTGTACCTGACCTCCCGCGGCCTCACCACCACGCCGATTCCCTATACGGGCGGGACGTTCGACGCGACATTCGACTTCTTCGATCACCGGCTCGTGTTCCAGACGAGCGGAGGGCGGACCGAGACGATCGCGCTGCGTCCGGTGCCGGTCGCGGATTTTTACCGGGAGGTCATGGCGGCGCTGCGGCGGCTTGAGATCGGCGTGCGGATCTCGACGAAGCCGCAGGAGTACCCCAATCCGATCCCGTTCGAAAAGGACACCGTGCACGCGTCCTACGACCCTGAATACGCGCACCGGTGCTGGCGGATCATGCTCGGCGCCGACGAAATCCTCAAGCGGTTCCGAGGGCGGTTCATCGGCAAGGCGAGTCCCGTGCACGTGTTCTGGGGAGGCTTCGATCTCGCCGCCACGCGGTTCAGCGGCCGGCGCAATACGACGTTGCCCGCAACCGCGGACAAGGTCACGCGCGAGGGCTATTCGCACGAGGTCAGCAGCGCCGGTTGGTGGCCGGGCAGCGGGAGCCTCACCGCGCCCGCGTTTTACTCGTACGCCGCGCCTGAGCCCGAGGGCTTCCGAGACGCCCGCATCCCGGCGCCGGCGTACTACAGCGCAGAGTTCAACAATTTTCTTCTGCCGTACGATGAAGTGCGGTCGGCGCCCGATCCGCGTACGATGGTGCTCGACTTTCTACAGAGCACGTACGAGGCCGCCGCGAATCTGGGACGTTGGGACCGCGACGCGCTGGAGTACCGGTAG
- a CDS encoding succinate dehydrogenase/fumarate reductase iron-sulfur subunit, with product MIVRVRRFDPADGRRPRWQTYAVEARPMMSVLDALFWILESRDPTLAFRYSCRAGMCGSCAMVINGRENLACQRRLADLRAPVTVEPLRSLPVVRDLLVDLAPFFDKYRAVDPFYVGGSGPLGGPAPEPAVVPPGDPVRGVIDRQIDCISCGACYSACPVVGIVPEFLGPAALNRAYAIAADARDAAGAERLRRISEDGGAYGCHSVGNCVTACPVGVNPLLSIQLLRKGAVHR from the coding sequence GTGATCGTCCGGGTCCGGCGTTTCGATCCGGCCGACGGCCGGAGGCCCCGCTGGCAGACCTACGCGGTCGAGGCGCGTCCCATGATGAGCGTGCTCGACGCGCTCTTTTGGATTCTTGAATCCCGCGATCCCACGCTCGCGTTCCGCTATTCGTGCCGCGCCGGGATGTGCGGATCCTGCGCGATGGTGATCAACGGGCGCGAGAACCTGGCGTGCCAGCGGCGCCTCGCGGACCTGCGCGCGCCGGTCACCGTCGAGCCGCTGCGCTCGCTGCCGGTCGTCCGCGATCTGCTCGTCGATCTCGCCCCGTTCTTCGACAAGTACCGGGCGGTCGATCCCTTCTACGTCGGCGGGTCCGGCCCGCTCGGCGGACCGGCGCCGGAGCCCGCGGTGGTCCCCCCGGGCGATCCGGTGCGCGGTGTGATCGACCGACAGATCGACTGCATCTCCTGCGGCGCGTGCTATTCCGCGTGTCCCGTGGTCGGCATCGTGCCAGAGTTTCTCGGACCCGCCGCGCTCAACCGCGCGTACGCGATCGCCGCGGATGCGCGCGACGCGGCCGGAGCCGAGCGCCTCCGCCGGATCTCCGAGGACGGCGGGGCGTACGGGTGCCACAGCGTGGGCAACTGCGTGACGGCCTGTCCGGTCGGCGTAAACCCGCTGCTCTCCATTCAGCTGCTGCGAAAGGGCGCCGTCCATCGTTAG
- a CDS encoding FAD-binding protein translates to MTAASWETLPCDILILGSGGAGLMAALHAYDAAPRLRVVVASKGLVGKSGCTRLVQGGFNVALDPRDSPELHFRDTILGGQFLNDQDLAWALVSEAPEIVRRLETKIGVFFDRREDGRIHQKAFAGQSFDRTVHRGDLTGIEIVSRLHDQLFARDIRLLDETRAVALLHDRAGSRIAGALLLRHATGEFVLAHARVVILAAGGGPRMYTFSAPSLEKTGDGYAMAYRAGCDLVDMEMMQFHPTGLLAGASRLSGMVLEEGLRGAGAHLLNARGERFMVRYDAERMERATRDVVARASYLEIMAGRGTPAGGVLLDASHLGAEFVLRNFPGMARRCAEVGYDLARRPVEVTPTAHFHMGGVRIDPECGTALPGLLVAGEDAGGVHGANRLGGNGVAESCVFGTRAGLAAARLAGEGAAVAPDEREAEDAFRGATAPLGRDGGESAFAIRDELQGAMWLGAGLVRDETGLRRVLDTIEALEARLGRAGAPAGVRANLAWQQVLDVGNLLLAARLTATAALYRRESRGSHARRDFPERDDAQWLVNIHQAIGREPWTESVRLSRLRPEDLMARTAPP, encoded by the coding sequence GTGACCGCCGCGTCGTGGGAGACCCTGCCGTGTGACATTCTGATCCTCGGCAGCGGCGGCGCGGGCTTGATGGCGGCGCTGCATGCGTACGACGCCGCTCCGAGGCTGCGGGTTGTGGTCGCCAGCAAGGGACTCGTCGGGAAGAGCGGTTGCACGCGCCTCGTCCAGGGCGGGTTCAACGTCGCGCTCGATCCGCGCGACTCGCCCGAGCTCCACTTCCGCGACACGATCCTCGGCGGCCAGTTTCTGAACGACCAGGACCTCGCGTGGGCGCTTGTTTCCGAAGCGCCGGAGATCGTCCGCCGCCTCGAGACCAAGATCGGCGTCTTCTTCGATCGCCGCGAGGACGGCCGCATCCACCAGAAAGCGTTCGCCGGCCAGTCGTTCGACCGCACGGTGCACCGCGGCGACCTGACCGGCATCGAGATCGTCTCGCGGCTCCACGACCAGTTGTTCGCGCGCGACATTCGCCTGCTCGACGAGACCCGCGCGGTCGCGCTGCTCCACGACCGGGCGGGGAGCCGTATCGCCGGCGCGCTGCTTCTGCGCCACGCGACCGGCGAGTTCGTCCTGGCCCACGCCCGGGTCGTGATCCTCGCCGCCGGCGGCGGTCCGCGCATGTACACGTTCTCGGCCCCATCGCTCGAGAAGACCGGAGACGGCTACGCGATGGCGTACCGCGCCGGGTGCGATCTCGTCGACATGGAGATGATGCAGTTTCACCCGACGGGGCTGCTTGCGGGGGCATCGCGGCTGTCCGGGATGGTGCTGGAGGAGGGGCTGCGCGGCGCCGGCGCGCATCTTCTCAACGCGCGGGGCGAGCGGTTCATGGTCCGCTACGATGCCGAGCGCATGGAACGCGCGACGCGCGACGTCGTGGCGCGCGCAAGCTACCTCGAGATCATGGCGGGCCGCGGAACCCCCGCCGGCGGAGTGCTCCTCGACGCGTCGCACCTCGGCGCGGAGTTCGTGCTGCGAAACTTCCCGGGGATGGCGCGGCGCTGCGCCGAGGTCGGCTACGACCTCGCGCGGCGGCCCGTGGAGGTCACGCCGACCGCGCACTTTCACATGGGCGGGGTGCGCATCGATCCCGAATGCGGCACCGCGTTGCCGGGGCTCCTCGTCGCCGGAGAAGACGCCGGCGGGGTGCACGGGGCCAATCGCCTGGGCGGCAACGGCGTCGCGGAGTCCTGCGTCTTCGGGACACGCGCCGGGCTCGCGGCCGCCCGGCTGGCGGGCGAGGGGGCCGCCGTCGCTCCGGACGAGCGGGAGGCGGAGGACGCGTTCCGCGGGGCGACGGCGCCGCTCGGCCGCGACGGCGGGGAGAGCGCCTTCGCGATCCGTGACGAGCTTCAAGGGGCGATGTGGCTCGGCGCCGGCCTCGTCCGCGACGAGACCGGGCTGCGGCGCGTTCTCGACACGATCGAGGCGCTGGAAGCACGGCTGGGGCGCGCCGGCGCACCGGCCGGCGTTCGCGCGAACCTCGCCTGGCAACAGGTGCTCGACGTCGGCAACCTGCTGCTGGCCGCGCGGCTCACTGCGACGGCCGCGCTGTACCGCCGCGAAAGCCGCGGCTCGCACGCCCGACGCGACTTTCCCGAGCGGGACGACGCGCAGTGGCTGGTCAATATCCACCAGGCGATCGGGCGGGAGCCCTGGACCGAGTCGGTGCGGTTGTCGCGGCTTCGGCCGGAGGATCTCATGGCGCGGACGGCTCCGCCGTGA
- a CDS encoding fumarate hydratase C-terminal domain-containing protein: MEHRLRTPLTEDVVRRLRTGDAVTLDGIIWGIRDATLIRIFDHGQPPPADLRGGVLLHVAPNVRRSATAPSGYEPMTVGTTTSARMDRFTRGLMRDYGIRGIIGKGGLAEDSSAAFREYGGAYFAIVGGAASVETEQVEAIEHVYWEDLMPECLWEFRVRAFGPLTVAMDAEGASLYRDVARTAQQRLAEIYAKLGLAP, translated from the coding sequence ATGGAGCACCGCCTCCGGACTCCGCTCACCGAAGACGTCGTCCGCCGGCTCCGGACGGGCGACGCCGTCACGCTCGACGGCATCATCTGGGGGATCCGCGACGCCACCCTGATCCGCATCTTCGACCACGGCCAGCCGCCGCCCGCGGACTTGCGCGGCGGCGTGCTGCTGCACGTCGCGCCGAACGTCCGCCGCTCCGCGACGGCGCCGAGCGGCTACGAACCCATGACCGTCGGGACGACCACCAGCGCCCGGATGGATCGTTTCACGCGCGGGCTGATGCGCGACTACGGGATTCGCGGAATCATCGGCAAGGGCGGGCTGGCCGAGGACAGCAGCGCCGCCTTCCGCGAATACGGCGGCGCGTACTTCGCGATCGTCGGCGGCGCCGCGTCGGTCGAGACCGAGCAGGTGGAAGCGATCGAGCACGTCTACTGGGAAGACCTCATGCCGGAGTGCCTGTGGGAGTTCCGCGTGCGCGCATTCGGGCCCCTCACGGTGGCGATGGACGCCGAGGGCGCGAGCCTCTATCGGGACGTTGCCCGGACCGCCCAGCAGCGGCTGGCTGAGATCTACGCCAAGCTGGGCCTGGCTCCGTGA
- a CDS encoding fumarate hydratase codes for MESAAALTNADALFEDLGRRLYVESQIDIPPDVRQALRDAAARETQPGARGMLTTMLRAMDVSDRKHTLVCQDTGIPIFWITIGRGIAIDGAAMLDALRRGVERATRETPLRSSIVSPIARQNRQTSSGDGVPVFHIEFSSAIDHIDIVMMPKGSGSESMSFLKMLLPADGEAGIKKFVLETCVAAGGRPCPPTIVGVGIGGSSDLCMTLAKKATLRPVGERHSDPKIAALEAELRDAINSTGIGPMGLGGDTTVLDVHIEAAWTHITLNPVAVNMQCWRGERRRARVYPDGRVEIGY; via the coding sequence ATGGAATCTGCGGCCGCGCTGACGAACGCCGACGCCCTTTTTGAAGACCTGGGGCGCCGCCTGTACGTTGAGTCCCAGATAGACATCCCGCCCGACGTGCGGCAGGCGCTGCGCGATGCCGCGGCGCGGGAGACGCAGCCGGGCGCGCGCGGCATGTTGACGACGATGCTGCGCGCGATGGACGTCTCGGACCGGAAACACACGCTGGTCTGCCAGGACACCGGCATCCCGATCTTCTGGATCACCATCGGACGCGGCATCGCGATCGACGGGGCCGCCATGCTGGACGCCCTGCGGCGTGGAGTCGAGCGGGCGACGCGCGAGACGCCGCTGCGGTCCAGCATTGTCTCGCCGATCGCGCGACAAAACCGGCAGACCAGCAGCGGCGACGGGGTGCCGGTGTTCCACATCGAGTTCTCGAGCGCGATCGACCACATCGACATCGTCATGATGCCGAAGGGCTCCGGTTCGGAGAGTATGTCCTTCCTTAAAATGCTGCTGCCCGCGGACGGGGAGGCCGGCATTAAGAAGTTCGTCCTCGAGACGTGCGTCGCCGCGGGGGGGCGGCCGTGCCCGCCGACGATCGTCGGCGTGGGCATCGGAGGCTCGTCCGATCTCTGCATGACGCTCGCCAAGAAAGCGACGCTCCGGCCTGTCGGCGAGCGGCACTCCGATCCGAAAATCGCGGCGCTCGAGGCCGAGCTGCGCGACGCGATCAACAGCACCGGGATCGGCCCGATGGGGCTCGGCGGCGACACGACGGTATTGGACGTCCACATCGAAGCGGCCTGGACGCACATCACGCTCAACCCCGTCGCGGTGAATATGCAGTGCTGGCGGGGGGAACGCCGGCGCGCCCGGGTCTACCCGGACGGCCGCGTCGAGATCGGGTACTGA
- a CDS encoding dihydrodipicolinate reductase, protein MAIRVAHYGLGPIGIGILRQVAARKGFKVVGGIDIDPAKVGKDLGEIAGLGRRLGARVMNDPVAAIKTSKPDVVMLCTRSSLRAAMPQIETVLRLRVPIVSTTEELAYPYRTNRPLARRIDALAKKAKVAIVGTGVNPGFVMDSLPIMLTGACERVDAVRVDRIQDAGVRRLPFQQKIGAGLSVAEFEKRVAGGTVRHVGLTESIAMIADSLGWKLGKITDTIRPKVAENPVASEYLTVGAGRVCGLVQDGIGHGKDGTPLITLHMEAYLGAPESYDAVTITGHPNLTSRVQGGFHGDVVTASIVVNTIPKIRTAPPGLRTMRDMPLPSFFGGH, encoded by the coding sequence ATGGCAATTCGCGTTGCGCACTACGGACTCGGCCCCATCGGGATCGGCATTCTCCGACAGGTTGCCGCCCGCAAGGGCTTCAAGGTCGTCGGCGGCATCGACATCGACCCGGCGAAGGTAGGCAAAGACCTCGGCGAAATCGCGGGGTTGGGCCGCCGGCTCGGCGCGCGGGTGATGAACGATCCCGTGGCGGCCATCAAGACATCCAAGCCCGACGTCGTCATGCTCTGCACCCGAAGCTCCCTCCGCGCCGCGATGCCCCAGATCGAGACGGTGCTCAGGCTGCGCGTCCCCATCGTCTCGACGACGGAAGAGTTGGCCTACCCGTACCGCACGAACCGTCCGCTGGCGAGGCGGATCGACGCGCTCGCCAAGAAAGCCAAGGTGGCGATCGTCGGCACCGGCGTGAACCCCGGGTTCGTCATGGACAGCCTGCCGATCATGCTCACCGGCGCCTGCGAGCGCGTCGACGCCGTACGGGTCGACCGGATCCAGGACGCCGGCGTCCGGCGGCTTCCGTTTCAGCAGAAGATCGGGGCCGGCCTCAGCGTCGCGGAGTTCGAGAAGCGCGTCGCCGGCGGGACCGTTCGCCACGTCGGCCTGACGGAGTCCATCGCCATGATCGCCGACAGCCTCGGCTGGAAACTCGGCAAGATCACCGACACGATCAGACCCAAGGTGGCGGAGAACCCGGTGGCCAGCGAGTACCTCACCGTGGGTGCCGGCCGGGTGTGCGGTCTGGTGCAGGACGGCATCGGACACGGCAAAGACGGCACGCCGCTTATTACGCTGCACATGGAAGCGTATCTGGGGGCGCCGGAATCGTACGACGCGGTCACCATCACCGGCCATCCGAATCTTACCTCGAGGGTTCAAGGGGGATTTCACGGAGACGTCGTGACCGCATCGATCGTTGTCAACACCATCCCGAAGATCCGGACGGCGCCGCCCGGTCTGCGCACGATGCGCGACATGCCGCTGCCGTCGTTTTTCGGCGGGCACTGA
- a CDS encoding sigma-70 family RNA polymerase sigma factor translates to MEQVREARTSASNDVLRTLLTSGRLANPAPATPDTRVSPEAALLEEMVQAHLDPLYRTALRLTGRPQDAEDLVQETFLRAWRSLHTYRAGTNPKAWLFRILHNAHIDRYRASTRTVPTVDEIEGQDPAFVVTETPETLVADTVMEAEVRDALMKLPEVFRACVVLADLEGFSYQEIAETLGIPRGTVMSRLFRGRRAMRKALAEYGRTHGLDRPN, encoded by the coding sequence GTGGAACAGGTACGCGAAGCCCGCACCTCGGCTTCGAACGACGTCCTCCGAACGCTGCTGACGAGCGGGCGGCTTGCCAATCCCGCGCCGGCCACGCCCGACACGCGCGTCTCGCCGGAGGCGGCGCTGCTCGAGGAAATGGTGCAGGCGCACCTCGATCCGCTGTACCGTACTGCCCTTCGGCTCACGGGGCGGCCGCAGGACGCGGAGGATCTGGTCCAGGAGACGTTTCTCCGCGCCTGGCGGTCCCTGCACACGTATCGCGCCGGGACCAACCCGAAGGCCTGGCTGTTCCGAATTCTGCACAACGCGCACATCGATCGGTACCGGGCCTCGACGCGGACGGTGCCGACCGTCGACGAGATCGAAGGCCAGGATCCGGCGTTCGTCGTGACCGAGACGCCGGAGACGCTCGTCGCCGACACGGTGATGGAGGCCGAGGTCCGCGACGCGCTCATGAAGCTGCCCGAAGTATTCCGCGCCTGCGTGGTGCTGGCCGACCTGGAGGGGTTCAGTTACCAGGAGATCGCCGAGACGCTCGGGATTCCCCGGGGCACCGTCATGAGCCGGCTGTTCCGCGGGCGCCGCGCGATGCGCAAAGCGCTGGCGGAGTACGGCCGGACGCACGGCCTCGACCGGCCCAACTGA
- a CDS encoding TetR family transcriptional regulator C-terminal domain-containing protein, with translation MRRNCGNRERILEAAARLFHEHGFQPTSLDDIINASGVCRSNLYYHFRSKEELGLVVLDYLAARFGTRVIEGTLRDERRPARQRLEQFLTAVTDGLEADACRRGCPFGNLAAELAGGHPRFRERLSGLFRQWEDAVVECLREGVRAGEFREDLDVTRVATVLVSQFEGAVLLSKTYGNVNPVRAAQVTLTLLESR, from the coding sequence ATGCGACGAAATTGTGGCAATCGCGAGCGTATCCTGGAAGCGGCGGCCCGCCTGTTCCACGAGCACGGGTTTCAGCCGACCTCGCTCGACGATATCATCAACGCGAGTGGGGTGTGCCGGAGCAACCTCTACTACCATTTTCGGAGCAAAGAAGAGTTGGGGCTCGTCGTGCTCGACTACCTCGCGGCGAGGTTCGGCACGCGCGTGATCGAGGGAACCCTTCGCGACGAGCGGCGGCCCGCGCGGCAACGCCTCGAGCAGTTTCTCACGGCCGTAACCGACGGCCTCGAAGCGGACGCCTGCCGTCGCGGATGCCCCTTCGGGAACCTAGCCGCGGAGCTCGCGGGCGGTCATCCGAGGTTCCGCGAGCGACTCTCGGGGCTGTTCCGGCAATGGGAGGATGCGGTTGTGGAGTGTCTGCGCGAGGGCGTCCGCGCCGGAGAGTTCCGCGAGGATCTCGACGTGACCCGCGTCGCCACGGTGCTGGTCAGCCAGTTTGAGGGCGCCGTGCTGTTGAGCAAAACCTACGGGAACGTCAACCCCGTGCGGGCGGCACAGGTGACGTTGACGCTTCTCGAGAGCAGGTGA
- a CDS encoding TlpA disulfide reductase family protein, giving the protein MNRPRWVRWAAMLLPVLALIALLAAASVRRERALAIGAAIARGEAPPVPAVMLRTITPAGAPGGGAGQPPRQVALRDLRGRAVVLNFWASWCGPCRDEAPLLVGLARDYRDRGLVVVGVDTQDLEAPARAFLARYGVAYLNLRDPDGGVGRLFGTTGVPETFFIDADGRILGKFPGVQLDRTIWRRAAESLLAGRHPAP; this is encoded by the coding sequence GTGAACCGCCCGCGCTGGGTGAGGTGGGCCGCGATGCTGCTGCCGGTGCTCGCGCTCATCGCGCTGCTCGCCGCGGCCTCGGTGCGCCGCGAACGCGCCCTCGCGATCGGCGCGGCCATCGCGCGCGGCGAAGCCCCGCCGGTGCCTGCGGTCATGCTGAGGACGATCACGCCGGCCGGCGCGCCCGGCGGCGGGGCGGGGCAGCCGCCGCGGCAGGTGGCGCTGCGCGATCTGCGCGGCCGCGCCGTCGTGCTGAACTTCTGGGCGTCGTGGTGCGGTCCGTGCCGGGATGAGGCGCCGCTGCTCGTCGGGCTCGCGCGGGATTACCGCGACCGCGGCCTCGTTGTCGTCGGGGTGGATACGCAGGACCTTGAGGCGCCGGCGCGCGCCTTTCTGGCGCGGTACGGCGTCGCCTACCTCAACCTGCGCGACCCGGACGGCGGCGTGGGACGGCTGTTCGGGACAACGGGCGTGCCGGAGACGTTCTTCATCGACGCCGACGGCCGGATCCTCGGCAAGTTCCCGGGCGTGCAGCTCGACCGTACGATTTGGCGCCGGGCGGCGGAGTCGCTGCTCGCCGGCCGCCATCCCGCGCCTTAG